One Melanotaenia boesemani isolate fMelBoe1 chromosome 8, fMelBoe1.pri, whole genome shotgun sequence DNA segment encodes these proteins:
- the LOC121643942 gene encoding calcium-binding mitochondrial carrier protein Aralar1-like isoform X2: protein MMATVQSTKRGDPNELKAIFHKYASIVDKDEERFMTPGDFVQRFLGLHTQIHHNPKTVQLIAAVADTTKDGLISFQEFLAFESVLCAPDALFIVAFQLFDKTGTGTISYENVRDIFSQTTVHHHIPFNWDCEFIHLHFGHDRKKQLSYLEFTQFLQELQLEHARQAFAQKDKGKNGAISAMDFSDIMATIRHHMLTPFVEENLVSAAGGSTSHMVSFSYFNAFNSLLNNMELIRKIYSTLAGTRKDTLVTKEEFVHAANKFGQITPMEIDILYQLSGLHSPSGRLNLADIERIAPLEEGCLPYHLAETQKQSHGDVSRPVWLQVAESAYRFTLGSIAGATGATAVYPIDLVKTRMQNQRSTGSFVGELMYKNSFDCAKKVLRYEGFFGFYRGLVPQLIGVAPEKAIKLTMNDFVRDKFTEKDGTIPLFAEIMAGGCAGASQVIFTNPLEIVKIRLQVAGEITTGPRVSALSVVRDLGFFGLYKGAKACFLRDIPFSAIYFPVYAHIKSQMADEDGRLGPLQLLTAGAIAGVPAASLVTPADVIKTRLQVAARAGQTTYSGVIDCFRKIMREEGFRALWKGAGARMCRSSPQFGVTLVTYELLQRWFYVDFGGHRPAGSDPTPKSRISELPPINTDHVGGYRLAAATFAGVENKFGLHLPKFKSSGVVSIHHPEAGTASPVQTP, encoded by the exons gtgCAATCTACCAAACGTGGGGACCCAAATGAGCTAAAGGCAATTTTCCACAAG tatGCCAGTATTGTGGACAAAGATGAAGAGAGGTTTATGACCCCAGGAGACTTTGTCCAGAGGTTTCTGGGactacacacacaaattcatcACAACCCCAAAACAGTCCAACTTATCGCTGCTGTAGCCGACACCACAAAGGACGG GCTGATCTCATTCCAGGAGTTTCTTGCATTTGAGTCAGTGCTGTGTGCACCAGATGCCCTCTTCATAGTAGCCTTTCAGTTGTTTGACAAGACTGGAACTGGCACCATTTCCTATG AGAATGTCCGAGACATCTTCAGCCAGACCACAGTGCATCACCACATTCCCTTCAACTGGGACTGTGAGTTCATCCATCTGCACTTTGGGCACGACCGCAAGAAACAACTTAGCTACCTTGAGTTCACCCAGTTCCTTCAG GAGCTGCAGTTGGAGCATGCACGTCAGGCGTTTGCTCAGAAGGACAAAGGGAAAAATGGTGCCATCTCTGCAATGGACTTCAGTGACATTATGGCTACAATCAGGCACCACATGCTCACACCCTTTGTGGAGGAGAACCTTGTCTCA GCTGCCGGTGGCAGCACTTCTCACATGGTCAGCTTCTCTTATTTCAATGCCTTCAACTCCCTCCTGAACAACATGGAGCTGATCCGCAAGATCTACAGCACGCTGGCTGGAACACGGAAGGACACACTCGTGACCAAAG aggAGTTTGTTCATGCTGCCAACAAGTTTGGTCAGATCACTCCCATGGAAATTGACATCTTGTATCAGCTATCGGGCCTGCATTCTCCCTCTGG ACGTCTGAACCTTGCTGACATTGAAAGGATAGCTCCGTTAGAGGAGGGATGTCTGCCCTACCACCTGGCTGAAACTCAGAAACAG TCCCACGGGGATGTTTCCAGGCCTGTGTGGCTCCAGGTTGCAGAATCGGCCTACAGATTCACTCTGGGCTCCATTGCTGGAG CCACCGGAGCAACGGCAGTGTATCCTATCGACTTGGTGAAGACTCGAATGCAGAACCAGAGGTCTACAGGATCCTTTGTTGGAGAGTTGATGTACAAAAACAGCTTTGATTGTGCAAAGAAGGTCCTTCGCTACGAAGGCTTCTTTGGCTTCTACAGAG GTCTGGTTCCTCAGCTCATTGGTGTGGCACCTGAGAAGGCTATAAAACTCACA ATGAATGACTTTGTAAGAGATAAATTCACAGAGAAAGATGGCACGATTCCTTTATTTGCTGAAATTATGGCTGGTGGATGT GCTGGAGCCTCTCAAGTGATCTTTACCAACCCTCTGGAGATTGTGAAGATCCGCCTGCAGGTAGCAGGTGAGATCACCACGGGGCCTCGGGTCAGTGCTCTCAGTGTGGTTCGTGACCTGGGCTTCTTTGGTCTCTACAAG GGTGCCAAAGCTTGTTTCCTAAGAGACATCCCCTTCTCAGCAATCTATTTCCCAGTGTATGCTCATATCAAGTCTCAAATGGCTGACGAAGATGGCAGACTGGGACCTTTGCAGCTTCTCACTGCTGGAGCGATTGCAG GTGTGCCAGCGGCCTCTCTTGTTACACCGGCTGACGTCATCAAGACACGTTTGCAAGTTGCAGCAAGGGCTGGTCAGACCACTTATTCGGGAGTCATCGACTGCTTCAGGAAGATAATGAGAGAGGAAGGCTTCAGGGCTTTGTGGAAAGGAGCTGGAG CTCGTATGTGCAGATCCTCCCCTCAGTTTGGTGTAACTTTGGTGACTTATGAGCTCTTGCAACGGTGGTTCTACGTTGACTTTGGAGGACA TCGCCCAGCAGGATCTGATCCAACGCCCAAGTCTCGCATCTCGGAGCTTCCTCCCATCAACACGGACCACGTCGGAGGCTACCGCCTGGCTGCAGCTACTTTTGCCGGAGTGGAGAACAAATTCGGCCTTCACCTTCCCAAGTTCAAATCATCTGGTGTGGTTTCCATACATCATCCAGAGGCAGGCACTGCCTCACCAGTTCAGACGCCATAG
- the LOC121643942 gene encoding calcium-binding mitochondrial carrier protein Aralar1-like isoform X1, translating into MAVKVQSTKRGDPNELKAIFHKYASIVDKDEERFMTPGDFVQRFLGLHTQIHHNPKTVQLIAAVADTTKDGLISFQEFLAFESVLCAPDALFIVAFQLFDKTGTGTISYENVRDIFSQTTVHHHIPFNWDCEFIHLHFGHDRKKQLSYLEFTQFLQELQLEHARQAFAQKDKGKNGAISAMDFSDIMATIRHHMLTPFVEENLVSAAGGSTSHMVSFSYFNAFNSLLNNMELIRKIYSTLAGTRKDTLVTKEEFVHAANKFGQITPMEIDILYQLSGLHSPSGRLNLADIERIAPLEEGCLPYHLAETQKQSHGDVSRPVWLQVAESAYRFTLGSIAGATGATAVYPIDLVKTRMQNQRSTGSFVGELMYKNSFDCAKKVLRYEGFFGFYRGLVPQLIGVAPEKAIKLTMNDFVRDKFTEKDGTIPLFAEIMAGGCAGASQVIFTNPLEIVKIRLQVAGEITTGPRVSALSVVRDLGFFGLYKGAKACFLRDIPFSAIYFPVYAHIKSQMADEDGRLGPLQLLTAGAIAGVPAASLVTPADVIKTRLQVAARAGQTTYSGVIDCFRKIMREEGFRALWKGAGARMCRSSPQFGVTLVTYELLQRWFYVDFGGHRPAGSDPTPKSRISELPPINTDHVGGYRLAAATFAGVENKFGLHLPKFKSSGVVSIHHPEAGTASPVQTP; encoded by the exons gtgCAATCTACCAAACGTGGGGACCCAAATGAGCTAAAGGCAATTTTCCACAAG tatGCCAGTATTGTGGACAAAGATGAAGAGAGGTTTATGACCCCAGGAGACTTTGTCCAGAGGTTTCTGGGactacacacacaaattcatcACAACCCCAAAACAGTCCAACTTATCGCTGCTGTAGCCGACACCACAAAGGACGG GCTGATCTCATTCCAGGAGTTTCTTGCATTTGAGTCAGTGCTGTGTGCACCAGATGCCCTCTTCATAGTAGCCTTTCAGTTGTTTGACAAGACTGGAACTGGCACCATTTCCTATG AGAATGTCCGAGACATCTTCAGCCAGACCACAGTGCATCACCACATTCCCTTCAACTGGGACTGTGAGTTCATCCATCTGCACTTTGGGCACGACCGCAAGAAACAACTTAGCTACCTTGAGTTCACCCAGTTCCTTCAG GAGCTGCAGTTGGAGCATGCACGTCAGGCGTTTGCTCAGAAGGACAAAGGGAAAAATGGTGCCATCTCTGCAATGGACTTCAGTGACATTATGGCTACAATCAGGCACCACATGCTCACACCCTTTGTGGAGGAGAACCTTGTCTCA GCTGCCGGTGGCAGCACTTCTCACATGGTCAGCTTCTCTTATTTCAATGCCTTCAACTCCCTCCTGAACAACATGGAGCTGATCCGCAAGATCTACAGCACGCTGGCTGGAACACGGAAGGACACACTCGTGACCAAAG aggAGTTTGTTCATGCTGCCAACAAGTTTGGTCAGATCACTCCCATGGAAATTGACATCTTGTATCAGCTATCGGGCCTGCATTCTCCCTCTGG ACGTCTGAACCTTGCTGACATTGAAAGGATAGCTCCGTTAGAGGAGGGATGTCTGCCCTACCACCTGGCTGAAACTCAGAAACAG TCCCACGGGGATGTTTCCAGGCCTGTGTGGCTCCAGGTTGCAGAATCGGCCTACAGATTCACTCTGGGCTCCATTGCTGGAG CCACCGGAGCAACGGCAGTGTATCCTATCGACTTGGTGAAGACTCGAATGCAGAACCAGAGGTCTACAGGATCCTTTGTTGGAGAGTTGATGTACAAAAACAGCTTTGATTGTGCAAAGAAGGTCCTTCGCTACGAAGGCTTCTTTGGCTTCTACAGAG GTCTGGTTCCTCAGCTCATTGGTGTGGCACCTGAGAAGGCTATAAAACTCACA ATGAATGACTTTGTAAGAGATAAATTCACAGAGAAAGATGGCACGATTCCTTTATTTGCTGAAATTATGGCTGGTGGATGT GCTGGAGCCTCTCAAGTGATCTTTACCAACCCTCTGGAGATTGTGAAGATCCGCCTGCAGGTAGCAGGTGAGATCACCACGGGGCCTCGGGTCAGTGCTCTCAGTGTGGTTCGTGACCTGGGCTTCTTTGGTCTCTACAAG GGTGCCAAAGCTTGTTTCCTAAGAGACATCCCCTTCTCAGCAATCTATTTCCCAGTGTATGCTCATATCAAGTCTCAAATGGCTGACGAAGATGGCAGACTGGGACCTTTGCAGCTTCTCACTGCTGGAGCGATTGCAG GTGTGCCAGCGGCCTCTCTTGTTACACCGGCTGACGTCATCAAGACACGTTTGCAAGTTGCAGCAAGGGCTGGTCAGACCACTTATTCGGGAGTCATCGACTGCTTCAGGAAGATAATGAGAGAGGAAGGCTTCAGGGCTTTGTGGAAAGGAGCTGGAG CTCGTATGTGCAGATCCTCCCCTCAGTTTGGTGTAACTTTGGTGACTTATGAGCTCTTGCAACGGTGGTTCTACGTTGACTTTGGAGGACA TCGCCCAGCAGGATCTGATCCAACGCCCAAGTCTCGCATCTCGGAGCTTCCTCCCATCAACACGGACCACGTCGGAGGCTACCGCCTGGCTGCAGCTACTTTTGCCGGAGTGGAGAACAAATTCGGCCTTCACCTTCCCAAGTTCAAATCATCTGGTGTGGTTTCCATACATCATCCAGAGGCAGGCACTGCCTCACCAGTTCAGACGCCATAG